A section of the Streptomyces sp. SCL15-4 genome encodes:
- the glp gene encoding gephyrin-like molybdotransferase Glp: MSSAATRPAGPDDLWSVDEHLEDILSTVRPLEPIELQLLDAQGCVLVENVTVPVSLPPFDNSSMDGYAVRVADVAGASEEFPAALEVVGDVAAGAADPVRVGPGQAARIMTGAPLPPGAEAVVPVEWTDGGLGEGPASGMRARSLAPEGAEGQVHVHRPVEARAHVRAEGSDVRAGEPALEAGTILGPPQLALLAAIGRGTVRVRPRPRVVVLSTGSELVQPGEELAPGQIYDSNSFALTAAARDAGAIAYRVGAVADDAETLRTTIEDQLIRADLMVTTGGVSVGAYDVVKEALSYAGDEEEAGSGVEFRKLAMQPGKPQGFGAIGPDHTPLLALPGNPVSSYVSFELFVRPAIRALMGLTDLHRPRARAALKADAALRSPKGRRQFLRGRYADGEVTPVGGAGSHLVAALARADALIVVPEDVESVEPGGEVEVVLLG; the protein is encoded by the coding sequence TTGAGCAGCGCCGCGACCCGCCCCGCCGGACCGGACGACCTGTGGTCGGTGGACGAGCACCTGGAGGACATCCTCTCCACCGTCCGTCCCCTGGAGCCCATCGAGCTGCAACTGCTCGACGCCCAGGGCTGCGTCCTGGTGGAGAACGTCACCGTGCCGGTGTCCCTGCCGCCGTTCGACAACAGTTCCATGGACGGGTACGCGGTGCGGGTCGCGGACGTCGCCGGCGCGAGCGAGGAGTTCCCGGCCGCCCTGGAGGTGGTCGGGGACGTCGCGGCCGGCGCCGCCGATCCGGTCCGGGTCGGCCCCGGGCAGGCCGCGCGCATCATGACCGGCGCTCCGCTGCCGCCCGGCGCCGAGGCCGTGGTCCCCGTCGAGTGGACCGACGGCGGGCTCGGCGAGGGCCCGGCGAGCGGCATGCGGGCGCGCAGCCTCGCTCCCGAGGGCGCCGAGGGCCAGGTGCACGTCCACCGGCCCGTCGAGGCACGCGCGCACGTGCGGGCCGAGGGCAGCGACGTACGGGCCGGCGAACCGGCCCTGGAGGCCGGTACGATCCTCGGCCCGCCGCAGCTCGCGCTGCTCGCCGCGATCGGCCGCGGCACGGTCCGGGTGCGTCCGCGCCCGCGCGTGGTCGTGCTGTCCACCGGCAGCGAACTCGTCCAGCCCGGCGAGGAACTGGCACCCGGGCAGATCTACGACTCCAACAGCTTCGCCCTCACCGCCGCCGCGCGGGACGCGGGCGCCATCGCCTACCGGGTGGGCGCCGTCGCCGACGACGCCGAGACCCTGCGCACCACGATCGAGGACCAGCTCATCCGCGCCGACCTGATGGTGACCACCGGCGGGGTCAGCGTGGGGGCCTACGACGTCGTCAAGGAGGCGCTGTCGTACGCCGGTGACGAGGAGGAGGCGGGCAGCGGGGTGGAGTTCCGCAAGCTCGCCATGCAGCCCGGCAAGCCGCAGGGCTTCGGTGCCATCGGCCCCGACCACACCCCGCTGCTGGCCCTGCCCGGCAACCCGGTGTCGTCGTACGTCTCCTTCGAGCTGTTCGTCCGCCCCGCCATCCGCGCCCTGATGGGCCTGACCGATCTGCACCGGCCCCGCGCCCGGGCCGCGCTGAAGGCGGACGCGGCGCTGCGCTCGCCCAAGGGCCGCCGCCAGTTCCTGCGCGGCCGGTACGCCGACGGCGAGGTGACCCCCGTGGGCGGAGCCGGTTCCCACCTGGTCGCGGCGCTCGCCCGGGCCGACGCGCTGATCGTCGTCCCCGAGGACGTGGAGTCCGTCGAGCCCGGCGGCGAGGTGGAGGTCGTGCTGCTCGGCTGA
- the moaC gene encoding cyclic pyranopterin monophosphate synthase MoaC — protein sequence MSTQERLTHIDEAGAARMVDVSGKDVTARTARASGRVLVSPRVVGLLRGEGMPKGDALATARIAGIMGAKRTPDLIPLCHPLSVSGVTLDLSVADDAVEIRATVKTTDRTGVEMEALTAVTVAALTVVDMVKAVDKGAVITDVRVEEKTGGKSGDWSRA from the coding sequence ATGAGTACGCAGGAACGGCTGACGCACATCGACGAGGCGGGTGCGGCCCGCATGGTCGACGTGTCCGGGAAGGACGTGACCGCGCGCACCGCCCGTGCCAGCGGCCGGGTCCTGGTCTCGCCCCGTGTGGTCGGGCTGCTGCGCGGTGAGGGGATGCCCAAGGGCGACGCCCTGGCCACCGCGCGCATCGCCGGGATCATGGGCGCCAAGCGGACACCGGACCTGATCCCCCTGTGCCATCCGTTGTCGGTGTCCGGTGTGACACTGGACCTGTCGGTCGCGGACGACGCCGTGGAGATCCGGGCCACCGTGAAGACCACGGACCGCACGGGCGTCGAGATGGAGGCCCTCACCGCGGTGACGGTCGCCGCGCTCACCGTGGTCGACATGGTCAAGGCGGTCGACAAGGGGGCGGTCATCACGGACGTACGGGTGGAGGAGAAGACGGGCGGCAAGTCGGGCGACTGGAGCCGGGCATGA
- a CDS encoding molybdenum cofactor biosynthesis protein B, whose translation MSYRALVITASNRAAAGVYADKGGPLVADGLRSLGFDVDGPRVVRDGAPVEEALRAAVAAGYDVVVTTGGTGVSPTDRTPEATRAVLDREVPGIAEAIRAHGREKVPTAALSRGLAGVAGRTLVVNLPGSTGGVRDGLAVLEPLLTHAVDQIRGGDHPRPGSGGAS comes from the coding sequence ATGAGCTACCGCGCCCTGGTGATCACCGCCTCCAACCGGGCCGCTGCGGGTGTCTACGCGGACAAGGGCGGCCCGCTGGTCGCCGACGGCCTGCGCAGCCTCGGATTCGACGTGGACGGCCCCCGGGTCGTCCGTGACGGCGCTCCCGTGGAGGAGGCCCTGCGCGCGGCCGTGGCCGCCGGGTACGACGTCGTCGTCACCACCGGCGGCACCGGCGTCTCGCCCACCGACCGCACTCCGGAGGCCACCCGCGCGGTGCTCGACCGCGAGGTGCCGGGCATCGCCGAGGCCATCCGCGCCCACGGGCGGGAGAAGGTGCCGACCGCCGCGCTGTCGCGGGGCCTGGCGGGCGTGGCCGGCCGGACGCTGGTCGTGAACCTGCCCGGGTCGACCGGCGGGGTGCGCGACGGCCTCGCGGTGCTGGAGCCGCTGCTGACCCACGCCGTCGACCAGATCCGCGGCGGCGACCACCCGAGACCCGGCAGTGGGGGTGCGAGCTGA
- a CDS encoding GNAT family protein — protein MNSPSWPVELADGEVVLRPIKLRDQRAWREVNRRNRDWLRPWEATIPPPAPSGPVAHRPTYRQMVRHLRSEAGAGRMLPFVIEYQGRLAGQLTVAGITWGSMCSGHIGYWVDEAVAGRGVVPTAVALAVDHCFRTVGLHRIEVCIRPENRPSRRVVEKLGFREEGLRPRYLHIDGAWRDHLVFALTAEEVPDGLLARWHRARSQRAQRSESQ, from the coding sequence CTGAACAGCCCTTCCTGGCCCGTCGAGCTGGCGGACGGCGAGGTCGTCCTCCGGCCGATAAAGCTGCGCGACCAGCGGGCCTGGCGCGAGGTGAACCGGCGCAACCGCGACTGGCTGCGCCCCTGGGAGGCGACCATCCCGCCGCCCGCGCCGAGCGGGCCGGTCGCGCACCGGCCGACCTACCGCCAGATGGTCCGGCACCTGCGCTCCGAGGCCGGCGCGGGCCGGATGCTGCCGTTCGTCATCGAGTACCAGGGGCGGCTGGCAGGGCAGTTGACGGTCGCCGGGATCACCTGGGGATCGATGTGCTCGGGGCACATCGGGTACTGGGTGGACGAGGCGGTGGCCGGGCGCGGGGTGGTGCCGACGGCGGTCGCGCTCGCGGTGGACCACTGTTTCCGCACCGTCGGCCTGCACCGCATCGAGGTCTGCATCCGGCCCGAGAACCGGCCGAGCCGGCGCGTGGTGGAGAAACTCGGATTCCGCGAGGAGGGACTGCGCCCGCGCTATCTGCACATCGACGGCGCCTGGCGCGACCATCTCGTCTTCGCGCTCACCGCGGAAGAGGTGCCCGACGGTTTGCTCGCGCGGTGGCACCGGGCACGCTCCCAGCGGGCCCAGCGCAGCGAGAGCCAATAA
- the glpR gene encoding gephyrin-like molybdotransferase receptor GlpR, with translation MSSSGLIYAVIVGAWAAYLVPMWLRRQDELNEARPTERFSTAIRLLSGRAGMERRYARDLRARSAQEGEPDAVDPDAVTDAVDVRAFAVPPTRRQPGLDAEPEAPESAEPARDQTPAPAPDPVPVPAPRREPVARHTPSAQTAAARAQRSKVLARRRRTTVMLFLAFTLGTIIAAVGGLAFLWAPGVPAVLLSAYIAYLRAQERRRFAYQMDRRLAEAAAQRLRERQPRRRAAQEEAPGAEEPDADQDPGAEDAELSALAADRRALVEQTDHAEWVDQQRERQRRPGHGESWDPVPVPLPTYVTAPVAPRATSDVDLGAPDTWSSARSSTALPEQEASRAPEGGTGERPEPAAADRPADARGAARPQPRSRSRGAGPASARRARERGRTPLFDQYEDGDRPRAANE, from the coding sequence GTGAGCAGCAGCGGCCTCATCTACGCAGTCATTGTCGGGGCCTGGGCCGCCTACTTGGTGCCGATGTGGCTCCGTAGGCAGGACGAGCTGAACGAGGCCCGTCCGACGGAACGCTTCAGCACCGCCATCCGGCTGCTTTCCGGACGGGCGGGCATGGAGCGCCGGTACGCCAGGGACCTGCGGGCGCGCTCCGCCCAGGAGGGGGAGCCGGACGCCGTCGACCCGGACGCCGTCACCGATGCGGTGGACGTCCGGGCCTTCGCCGTGCCTCCGACCCGCCGTCAGCCCGGCCTGGACGCCGAGCCGGAGGCGCCCGAGAGCGCCGAGCCGGCCCGCGACCAGACCCCCGCGCCGGCGCCCGATCCCGTCCCCGTGCCCGCACCACGGCGGGAACCGGTGGCGCGGCACACGCCCTCGGCGCAGACGGCCGCCGCGCGCGCCCAGCGCTCGAAGGTGCTCGCGCGCCGCCGGCGCACCACGGTGATGCTCTTCCTCGCCTTCACCCTCGGCACGATCATCGCCGCCGTGGGCGGGCTCGCCTTCCTGTGGGCGCCCGGCGTCCCGGCCGTCCTGCTCAGCGCCTACATCGCCTATCTGCGGGCACAGGAGCGCCGCCGCTTCGCCTACCAGATGGACCGCCGCCTCGCCGAGGCCGCCGCCCAGCGCCTGCGCGAACGCCAGCCGCGCCGGCGCGCCGCCCAAGAGGAGGCGCCCGGCGCCGAGGAGCCGGACGCGGACCAGGACCCCGGCGCGGAGGACGCGGAGCTGTCCGCGCTCGCAGCCGACCGGCGCGCCCTGGTGGAGCAGACCGACCACGCCGAGTGGGTCGACCAGCAGCGCGAGCGGCAGCGCAGGCCCGGACACGGCGAGAGCTGGGACCCGGTGCCGGTGCCCCTGCCGACCTACGTCACCGCGCCCGTCGCCCCGCGCGCCACCTCCGACGTGGACCTCGGGGCGCCGGACACCTGGAGTTCGGCGCGGTCCAGCACGGCCCTGCCGGAGCAGGAGGCGAGCCGTGCGCCGGAAGGCGGGACGGGCGAGCGGCCGGAGCCGGCCGCGGCGGACCGGCCGGCGGACGCCCGCGGCGCCGCCCGCCCGCAGCCGCGGTCCCGCTCGCGCGGCGCCGGCCCCGCCTCGGCACGCCGGGCCCGGGAGCGCGGCCGCACCCCGCTGTTCGACCAGTACGAGGACGGCGACCGGCCCCGCGCCGCCAACGAGTGA
- a CDS encoding GNAT family N-acetyltransferase, which translates to MIIRRVRFDHPDAVKLNDEVQAEYHLRYGDGGDATALAAEDFDPPRGVFLIAYDERDRPVATGGWRSQDRNAEGNEDGDAELKRMYVVEEMRGRGLARRILADLEEDARAAGRVRMVLETGTKQPEAIALYTSSGYEPCPKFGYYRHHEESLCYAKRL; encoded by the coding sequence ATGATTATACGCCGCGTTCGCTTCGATCACCCCGACGCCGTCAAGCTCAACGACGAGGTCCAGGCCGAGTACCACCTGCGCTACGGCGACGGGGGCGACGCCACGGCCTTGGCGGCCGAGGACTTCGATCCGCCCCGGGGCGTGTTCCTGATCGCGTACGACGAGCGGGACCGCCCGGTGGCGACCGGCGGCTGGCGCAGCCAGGACCGCAACGCCGAGGGCAACGAGGACGGCGACGCCGAGCTGAAGCGCATGTACGTCGTCGAGGAGATGCGCGGCCGGGGCCTGGCCCGCCGCATCCTCGCCGACCTGGAGGAGGACGCCCGCGCGGCCGGCCGGGTCCGGATGGTCCTGGAGACGGGCACCAAGCAGCCGGAGGCCATCGCGCTGTACACCTCCAGCGGCTACGAGCCGTGCCCCAAGTTCGGCTACTACCGCCACCACGAGGAGAGCCTCTGCTACGCCAAGCGCCTGTGA
- a CDS encoding exodeoxyribonuclease III, with protein sequence MLTVTTVNVNGLRAAAKKGFVEWLAGTDADVVCLQEVRAEPHQLPEEVRRPDGWHVVHAPAAAKGRAGVSLYTRREPDRVRIGFGSAEFDGSGRYVEAELPGVTVASLYLPSGEVGTERQDEKVRFMAGFLVHLKELRERAAADGREVLVCGDWNIAHREADLKNWRGNTKNSGFLPEEREWLGRVFAAGEGGYVDVVRALHPDAEGPYSWWSYRGRAFDNDSGWRIDYHVATAGLAGRAVKGFVERAATHAERWSDHAPVTVVYDL encoded by the coding sequence GTGCTGACTGTGACCACGGTGAACGTGAACGGGCTGCGGGCCGCCGCGAAGAAGGGCTTCGTGGAGTGGCTCGCCGGGACGGACGCGGACGTCGTCTGCCTCCAGGAGGTGCGCGCCGAGCCGCACCAGCTGCCCGAGGAGGTCCGCCGGCCCGACGGCTGGCACGTCGTGCACGCCCCGGCCGCCGCCAAGGGCCGCGCGGGCGTGTCCCTCTACACCCGGCGCGAGCCCGACCGGGTCCGGATCGGCTTCGGCTCCGCCGAGTTCGACGGCAGCGGCCGGTACGTCGAGGCCGAACTGCCCGGCGTCACCGTGGCCTCCCTCTATCTGCCCTCCGGCGAGGTCGGCACCGAACGGCAGGACGAGAAGGTCCGCTTCATGGCCGGGTTCCTCGTCCACCTGAAGGAGCTGCGCGAGCGCGCCGCCGCCGACGGGCGCGAGGTGCTGGTGTGCGGCGACTGGAACATCGCCCACCGCGAGGCGGACCTGAAGAACTGGCGCGGCAACACGAAGAACTCCGGCTTCCTGCCCGAGGAGCGGGAGTGGCTGGGACGGGTCTTCGCCGCCGGGGAGGGCGGGTACGTCGACGTGGTGCGCGCCCTGCACCCGGACGCCGAGGGGCCGTACAGCTGGTGGTCGTACCGGGGGCGGGCCTTCGACAACGACTCGGGCTGGCGCATCGACTACCACGTGGCCACTGCCGGGCTCGCCGGCCGGGCGGTCAAGGGCTTCGTGGAGCGGGCCGCCACGCACGCCGAGCGCTGGTCGGACCATGCGCCGGTGACCGTCGTCTACGACCTCTGA
- a CDS encoding MerR family transcriptional regulator, protein MAEDAEHRQGPREYRREELARLAGITVRTLRFYRERGLLAPPRREGRIAWYDDHHLARLRTIAALLERGHTLSGIAELAEALDQGRDVADLLGVGPPTEEEPVRLTPEELAARFEGEVTPENLAAAMELGYLGTDGDQIVHISRRLLDVSSALVREGIPLAEVLAAAARVREHAEALADLFADVITRHAPEDDLRRLRPLARSVVEAELSLALDRRLNKRD, encoded by the coding sequence GTGGCAGAGGACGCAGAGCACAGGCAGGGCCCGCGCGAGTACCGCAGGGAGGAACTGGCCCGGCTGGCCGGCATCACCGTGCGCACCCTGCGCTTCTACCGCGAACGGGGACTGCTCGCGCCGCCCCGCCGCGAGGGCCGCATCGCCTGGTACGACGACCACCACCTGGCCCGGCTGCGCACCATCGCGGCCCTGCTGGAGCGCGGCCACACCCTCAGCGGTATAGCGGAACTCGCCGAGGCCCTGGACCAGGGGCGCGATGTCGCCGACCTGCTGGGCGTCGGCCCGCCCACCGAGGAGGAGCCGGTCCGGCTCACCCCCGAGGAACTCGCCGCCCGCTTCGAGGGCGAGGTCACGCCGGAGAACCTGGCCGCCGCGATGGAGCTGGGCTATCTCGGCACCGACGGCGACCAGATCGTGCACATCAGCCGGCGGCTGCTGGACGTCTCCTCGGCACTGGTCCGCGAGGGCATCCCGCTCGCCGAGGTGCTGGCCGCCGCCGCCCGCGTCCGCGAGCACGCCGAGGCGCTGGCCGACCTGTTCGCCGACGTGATCACGCGCCACGCCCCCGAGGACGACCTGCGGCGGCTGCGCCCGCTGGCCCGCAGCGTCGTGGAGGCGGAACTCTCGCTGGCCCTGGACCGCCGGCTGAACAAGAGGGACTGA
- a CDS encoding NAD(P)/FAD-dependent oxidoreductase — protein sequence MAEHEHVRVAVIGSGFGGLGAAVRLRREGVTDFVVLERAGSVGGTWRDNSYPGCACDVPSHLYSFSFAPNPDWPRTFSGQRHIRAYLEHVTDLFGLRPHIRFDSEVKLMTWDNDNLWWTVETTRGTLRADVVVSATGPLSDPKIPEIPGLDSFPGTVFHSARWDHDYDLRGKRIAMVGTGASAIQIVPAIQPQAGRLTLFQRTPPWVMPRVDRAISGAERWLHRRLPVTAQARRGLLWGIRELQVQAFTRHPDELGLVEQLAKRNMARAIKDPALRARLTPDYRIGCKRILLSSEYYPALARPNVDVVAGGLTEVRGSTLVAADGTEAEADAIIFGTGFHVTDMPIAERVVGADGTTLAESWKNGMRALRGASAAGFPNFMTVIGPNTGLGNSSMILMIESQLNYLADYLRQLDVLGARTALDARPAAVDSWNDRVQERMKRTVWNTGGCTSWYLDPSGRNTTIWPGTTTEFRRATRRVDLAEYDVLRAPAPVAGRRSGALA from the coding sequence ATGGCCGAGCACGAGCATGTACGGGTGGCGGTGATCGGGTCCGGGTTCGGCGGGCTCGGGGCCGCCGTGCGGCTGCGCCGCGAGGGAGTCACCGACTTCGTGGTCCTGGAACGGGCCGGCAGCGTCGGCGGCACCTGGCGGGACAACAGCTATCCCGGGTGCGCCTGTGACGTGCCCTCGCACCTGTACTCCTTCTCCTTCGCGCCCAACCCGGACTGGCCGCGCACCTTCTCCGGCCAGCGCCACATCCGCGCCTACCTGGAACACGTCACCGACCTGTTCGGGCTCCGCCCGCACATCCGGTTCGACTCCGAGGTCAAGCTGATGACCTGGGACAACGACAATCTGTGGTGGACCGTCGAGACCACCCGCGGCACGCTGCGCGCCGATGTCGTCGTCTCCGCCACCGGACCGCTGTCCGACCCGAAGATCCCCGAGATCCCGGGCCTGGACTCCTTCCCGGGCACGGTGTTCCACTCCGCCCGCTGGGACCACGACTACGACCTGCGCGGCAAGCGGATCGCCATGGTCGGCACCGGCGCCTCCGCGATCCAGATCGTGCCCGCCATCCAGCCGCAGGCCGGCCGGCTCACCCTCTTCCAGCGCACTCCGCCGTGGGTGATGCCCCGCGTGGACCGCGCCATCAGCGGGGCCGAGCGCTGGCTGCACCGGCGGCTGCCGGTCACGGCGCAGGCCCGGCGCGGACTGCTGTGGGGCATCCGGGAGCTGCAGGTGCAGGCGTTCACCAGGCACCCGGACGAACTCGGGCTCGTCGAGCAGCTCGCCAAGCGGAACATGGCCCGTGCCATCAAGGACCCCGCCCTGCGCGCCAGGCTCACCCCGGACTACCGCATCGGCTGCAAGCGGATCCTGCTGTCCAGCGAGTACTACCCGGCGCTCGCCCGGCCCAACGTGGACGTCGTCGCCGGCGGGCTCACCGAGGTCCGCGGCTCGACGCTGGTGGCGGCCGACGGCACCGAGGCCGAGGCCGACGCGATCATCTTCGGCACCGGCTTCCACGTCACGGACATGCCCATCGCCGAGCGGGTGGTCGGTGCCGACGGGACCACGCTCGCGGAGTCCTGGAAGAACGGCATGCGGGCACTGCGCGGCGCCTCGGCGGCCGGGTTCCCGAACTTCATGACGGTCATCGGGCCCAACACCGGCCTCGGCAACTCCTCCATGATCCTGATGATCGAGTCCCAGCTGAACTACCTGGCCGACTATCTGCGCCAGCTCGACGTCCTCGGCGCCCGGACCGCCCTGGACGCCCGGCCCGCCGCCGTGGACTCCTGGAACGACCGCGTCCAGGAGCGCATGAAGCGGACCGTGTGGAACACCGGCGGCTGCACCAGCTGGTACCTGGACCCGAGCGGCCGCAACACCACCATCTGGCCCGGCACGACCACCGAGTTCCGGCGCGCGACCCGGCGGGTGGACCTGGCGGAGTACGACGTGCTCCGCGCGCCCGCGCCGGTGGCCGGCCGCAGGAGCGGGGCTCTCGCGTGA
- a CDS encoding alpha/beta hydrolase codes for MSRPVPCAPPVPARTLTAVSADGARLHVEVHGPEDAPAVVLSHGWTCSTAFWAAQIRDLAAGHRVIAYDQRGHGRSPASPVCTTEALADDLEAVLAATLAPGEKAVIAGHSMGGMTVMAAAGRAGFQEHAAAVLLCSTGSSRLVAESRVVPWRAGRARTWLTGRVLGSRAPLGPVTPVAMSILKYATMGAGCAPDRVRACARIVHACPRAVRHAWSEVLATLDLEDGVRRLAVPTAVLCGTSDRLTPPVHARALAAALPHCLGLTELTGVGHMTPIEAPETVTGRIRDLVGTYVTGAGPVRIKEGA; via the coding sequence GTGAGCCGCCCCGTGCCCTGCGCCCCGCCGGTCCCCGCCCGCACCCTGACCGCCGTCTCCGCCGACGGCGCCCGGCTGCACGTCGAGGTGCACGGCCCCGAGGACGCGCCCGCCGTCGTCCTCTCCCACGGCTGGACCTGCTCGACGGCGTTCTGGGCGGCGCAGATACGGGACCTGGCCGCCGGCCACCGGGTGATCGCCTACGACCAGCGGGGTCACGGGCGCAGTCCCGCGAGCCCCGTGTGCACCACCGAGGCGCTGGCGGACGACCTCGAAGCGGTGCTCGCGGCGACGCTGGCGCCCGGCGAGAAGGCGGTGATCGCCGGCCACTCCATGGGCGGCATGACGGTGATGGCCGCCGCCGGACGCGCCGGCTTCCAAGAGCACGCCGCCGCCGTCCTGCTGTGCAGCACGGGCAGTTCGCGGCTGGTCGCCGAGTCGCGCGTGGTGCCGTGGCGCGCCGGCCGCGCCCGCACCTGGCTCACCGGCCGGGTGCTCGGCTCGCGCGCTCCGCTCGGGCCGGTCACGCCGGTGGCGATGAGCATCCTCAAGTACGCCACCATGGGCGCCGGTTGCGCGCCGGACCGGGTCCGGGCATGCGCGCGGATCGTGCACGCCTGTCCGCGCGCGGTGCGCCACGCCTGGTCCGAGGTGCTGGCCACGCTCGATCTCGAGGACGGCGTACGGCGGCTGGCCGTGCCCACCGCGGTGCTGTGCGGCACCTCCGACCGGCTCACGCCTCCGGTGCACGCCCGCGCGCTGGCGGCCGCGCTGCCGCACTGCCTGGGCCTGACCGAGCTGACCGGCGTCGGCCACATGACCCCGATCGAGGCGCCGGAGACGGTGACCGGCCGCATCCGAGACCTTGTCGGCACGTATGTCACGGGGGCCGGCCCCGTGCGGATCAAGGAGGGCGCATGA
- a CDS encoding SDR family oxidoreductase → MSRVSLEGQVAVVTGAARGVGEQLARKLSARGAAVALVGLEEEALKEVSGRLHHDSAHWYADVTDHEAMSRVAREVKERFGKVDIVVANAGVATGGPFADSDPVAWRRVIEVNLIGSAVTARAFLPVLAESRGYLLQIASLAALTPAPMMTAYCASKAGVEAYAHSLRAEVGYQGVRVGVAYLSWTDTDMVRGADSDDVMRELRQRLPWPSNKTYPLGPAVDRIVAGIERRSAHVYGQWWLRGMQGVRGYLPALIGTVGQREMKRFAPRLRGMSSGLVGAGGAADEAARATQRN, encoded by the coding sequence ATGAGCAGGGTGAGCCTCGAAGGACAGGTCGCGGTCGTCACGGGAGCGGCGCGCGGCGTCGGCGAGCAGTTGGCGCGCAAGCTGTCCGCGCGCGGGGCGGCGGTGGCGCTGGTCGGGCTGGAGGAGGAGGCGCTCAAGGAGGTCTCCGGCCGGCTGCACCACGACAGCGCCCACTGGTACGCCGACGTCACCGACCACGAGGCCATGAGCCGGGTCGCGCGGGAGGTGAAGGAGCGCTTCGGGAAGGTCGACATCGTGGTGGCCAACGCCGGTGTGGCGACCGGCGGTCCGTTCGCCGACTCCGATCCGGTGGCCTGGCGGCGGGTGATCGAGGTGAACCTGATCGGTTCGGCGGTGACCGCGCGCGCCTTCCTGCCGGTGCTGGCGGAGAGCCGGGGCTATCTGCTGCAGATCGCTTCGCTGGCCGCGCTCACGCCCGCGCCGATGATGACGGCGTACTGCGCGTCCAAGGCGGGCGTGGAGGCGTACGCGCACAGTCTGCGCGCCGAGGTCGGTTACCAGGGCGTGCGCGTCGGTGTGGCCTATCTGTCCTGGACCGACACCGACATGGTGCGCGGCGCCGACAGCGACGACGTGATGCGCGAGCTGCGGCAGCGGCTGCCGTGGCCGTCGAACAAGACCTATCCGCTGGGTCCGGCGGTGGACCGGATCGTCGCCGGGATAGAGCGGCGCTCGGCGCATGTGTACGGGCAGTGGTGGCTGCGCGGCATGCAGGGCGTGCGCGGGTACCTGCCGGCGCTCATCGGGACGGTCGGGCAGCGGGAGATGAAGCGGTTCGCGCCGCGGCTGCGCGGGATGTCCTCCGGGCTCGTGGGCGCGGGCGGGGCGGCCGACGAGGCGGCGCGCGCCACGCAGCGTAACTGA